DNA sequence from the Streptomyces tsukubensis genome:
CGGTACGCAGCTCGGGTTCAGCTTCAGCTCGGGCTGCGACTTCTTGGTCTTCAGGTCGTACGCGACGACACTGCCGGCCGTCTTGCCGGGCGTCCACAGGGTGGTTCCCCAGATCGACGCGGCCGTCTTGGCCCGGGACAGCACGACATTGCTGCCGTAGTTCATCCGGACATCGCCGATGTACTGCCGGTTGTCGCTGCCGGTGAGGAGCAGATAGCGGCCGCTCGCCTCGTTCACCGTCGGGGGACCGGGCACATTGACCGTGCTGAAGCTGCCTTCCGGGTTCGGCACCTGGAGCCCGGACGCGTTCACGAAGGCGGTCCGGCCGTCGCCGAGGGAGTGCAGCTCGCCGGTGGCCGGGCCGGGGCTCCGGAAGCCCTTGTCCCGCGGGCCGATGACGGGCGTGCCCGAACCGGTGACGTCGTGGCCGTAGAGGGCCCGCCCCTGGCTGCCCTCGGTCTCGGCCAGGTAGCCGAGTCTGCCGCCGCCGAACGCCAGGCCCTCGATGGTCGCGGGCGGGGACGGGAGTTGGTGTGCGGTGGTCAGCTTCAGGGTGCCGTCCGCATCGGCGGTGACCCGGCGCACGGCCCAGTCGCCCGTCCTGTTGCCGCCCGTGACGAGCACACTGCCGTCGGGGGCCGGGACGAGGTGTTCGGTCGTATAGCGCAGCAGTTCGCGCGGTTGGCCGGTGTTGCCGATCGGGACCGCGTACAGCTTCGCCCCAGGCACCGTGGCTCGTGCGTGCACGTTGATCCGGCGGCTGACGAGGATCGTGTCACCGATGGCGTAGACCCCGCCGAAGCTCTCCTCCGGGCCCTCCGGCTTGGGGATGTCGGTCACCACGGGTGCCGCGTCCGGTGTGCGCGGGTCGAAGGTGGTGATCTTGTTGGCGAAGAAGTCCCTGTCGGTGATCACAGGGCCCTGGCCGGGCTGGTAGCCGCCCCCTCCGACGTTGCGGGGCAGCTTGGTCAGCCGGGCGGTGGCGTAGTCGAGCAGCCAGTCCGTGGAGAAATCGCCGTAGCGGCTCCAGATGTTGAAGGTGGCCGCGAAGCCGGTCTGGCCTTCCGGACCGGCGAAGGGGAACCTGCTGTTCTCCGGGAAACCGGTGATCGCGGTCTCTCCGGTGGTGCCGTCCGCGGCCTGCCGCAGGATGCTCATTCCCACAAGCGTGCCTTCGGCGTCGATCCGGAAGACGACGATCGCGCCGTGGGTGTAGGCACCGGAGTAGTACACGCCCGAGGGCAGCTTGTAGACGGTGTTGCCGCCCGTGGCCTGGTCGGTGACGGTGACGGTCTGGGTGCCGTCCTCGGCCTCCGTCTTGGTGTCCCGCAGACCGGAGTGCCCGGGCTGTCCGGGCTCGGTGTCGATGGGCCGGGTCGCTCCCGTCGCGAAGTCGGTCCAGACGCGCTTGTTGCCGGCTCCCGCCTTGGCCCCGTAGCCGGTGGGCCCCGCGTCCTGCACCTCGACGGGATCGGGTACGAGACGGTCCTGCGGCGGCAGTACGGCCTCACCGGCCGCGATGCCCTGCGGAGTGGTGGCCGTCGCGACGGGTGCCACGGCGGTGACCAGGCCCGCGCTCAGGGCGACGGTGACGGCCGTCGCGACGGAGCGGCGGATGGCCGTACGGGAACGGCCGTTGTGGTGCTGCAAGGAATCCCCTCCCCTGGAACCGCGGCACCGGAAAAAGCGGTACGGCGGATCCGTCCTGCATCAGTGAGCCCGCGGACAACGGGAGGAGCGGACACGAATCGGCCGCTGCCGGCGAAGTACTCCCGTCCCGGGTGGCGCACATCGTAGCAACGGCATGAGTGGTACGAGCAGTTATTACGGGCGGGATATGTGGGATATGCAGGCTGTCGGGCCGGGTACGGGACAGGGCCCGCGCCCCTTCCGGGGTGCGGGCCCTGTCGCCTGCTGCTGGTGCTGGGATGACGCTCGGTCAGCCGTTGCGCTTCCAGCGCGGCTTGTCGTCGCGGCGGCCGAACGAGCTGGAGCCGGAGCCGGAGCCCGTGCCGCGGTGGTCGTCACGGCGGCCGTACGGACGGTCCGAGGAACCGGAGCGGAAGCCGCCCGAGGGGCGGTCGTCACGGCGGTCGCGGTTGAACGGACGGTCGCTGCCGCGGTGGCCGCCGCTGGGGCGGTCGTCCCGGCGGAAACCACCCGAGGGGCGGTCGTCACGGCGGTCGCGGTCGAAGGACGGACGGTCGTCGCGGCGGAAACCACCGGACGGGCGCTCGTCGCGACGGTCACGGTTGAACGGACGGTCGTCACGGCGGTCGTCGCGGCGGAAACCACCCGAGGGACGGTCATCGCGACGGTCGTCCCGGCGGAAACCACCCGAGGGGCGGTCGTCACGGCGGAAACCACCGGACGGACGGTCATCGCGACGGTCGTCCCGGCGGAAGCCGCCCGAGGGACGGTCGTCACGACGGTCGTCCCGGCGGAAACCACCGGACGGACGGTCGTCACGACGGTCACGGCGCTCGAAGTTGCCCCGGTCGTCACGGCGGTCGCGGTCGCGGTCGAAGGACCGCTCCTCGCGCTCCTTCTTCGCGGCGGCGGCAGCAGCAGCAGCCTCCGCCTCCAGCTCGGCCTCCACCGCGCCGGCGACCTCGGCCACCGCGGCCTCGGGGTCATCGCCCCGCTCGCGCGCGGCCCGGGCCACCAGACGGTCGGCCTCGTCGCGCAGCTCGACCGCGCGACGCTGGACCCGCTCCAGCTGCCGGGTCAGGTCGGCGACCTCGCGCTCGGCCTGCTTGGCGGCGTTGTTCGCGGAGTCGGCCTGCACCTCGGTCAGCGACCGGGCGCCGGTGATCTCGGCGACCTCGGGGTCGAAGGCGCCCGCGCCGCCCACGATGTGGCGGGAGGCGTCCACGCCCGCGTCCTCCATGAGCCGGAAGATCTGGCGGCGCTGGTGGGGCAGGGAGAGGGAGACGACCGTGCCGGACTTGCCCGCACGGGCGGTACGGCCGGAGCGGTGCAGATAGTCCTTGTGGTCACCGGCCGGGTCCACGTTCAGGACCAGGTCGATGCCGTCGACGTGGATACCGCGGGCGGCGACGTCGGTGGCGACGAGCACATTGACGTACCCGTCCTTGAAGTCGGCGAGGGTGCGGGTCCGCGCGCCCTGCGTCATACCGCCGTGCAGCGCGTCGGCCTTCACACCGGACTCGCGCAGCTGCTCGGCGACGCGGTCGGCACCGAGCTGGGTGCGGACGAAGATGATCGTACGGCCCTTGCGGGCGGCGATCGCGGCGGTGACCGGGGCCTTGTCCTTCGGCTTCACGACGAGGACGTGGTGGGTCATGGTGGTGACGTTGCCCTGGGCGCTGTCGACCTCGTGGCTCACGGGGTCGTTGAGGTAGCGCTTCACCAGGGTGGTGATCTCGTTCTCCATGGTGGCGGAGAAGAGCATCCGCTGGCCGCCCTGCGGGACCTGGTCCAGCAGCTCGGTCACCTCGGGCAGGAAGCCGAGGTCGGACATCTGGTCGGCCTCGTCGAGGATGGCGACCTGGACCTGCTCCAGGGAGCAGGCACCGCGGTTGATCACATCGCGCAGCCGGCCCGGGGTGGCGACGAGGATGTCGACGCCGCGCTCCAGGGCGTAGATCTGGTTGCCCATGGACGTACCGCCGCAGACGACCTTCATCTTCAGGCCGAGGACGTCACCGTACGGCTGGAGGGCGTCGGCGACCTGCATCGCCAGCTCGCGGGTCGGGGTCAGGATGACACCGCGGGGCTTCTTCTTCTCCGTACGGCCGCCGGAGAGGGTCGCCAGCAGCGGCAGACCGAAGGAGAGCGTCTTGCCGGAGCCCGTACGGCCACGGCCGAGGATGTCCTTGCCGTCCAGGGCGTCCGGGATGGTCGCGGCCTGGATCGGGAAGGGGGTCGTGACGCCGTTCTGCGCGAGCTTGCGCACGATGCCCTCGGGGAGACCGAGGTCACCGAAGGTGATACCGGGCTCGGCGGAGTCGGCCGGAGCCTCGTCGTCGTCGATGTCGGCGTCGGCAGCCAGGTCGGCGTCAGCGTCGTTGTCGATGGCAGCGTCGGTGTCGGTGTCGATGGCAGCGTCGACGGCAGTGGTCGTCTCGGCGGTGGCGACAGCGGTCTCCACGGCTTCTACGGCCTCAACGGCCGCCGCGGACTCGTCCTCGGACACGACGATCTGATCAGAAGAGAAAGTGGACATGCGAAATGCGAAACCTTCCGGAGTCTCGGCACGCGCCCAGCTCCGTGATTTCACAAAAGACCGCCTCGATGCGGTCGGCCACGGCAAGGGAGATACGCGCCACACGGCGCGCTCTTTTGGCGCCGGGCAATGGGATCAAACGATCTACCACCATACGCACCCTCCCCCTCCCGAGGCAAACCGCGATCGCGTGACCCCCGTTACACGGCGGCGACCGCCGGTGACCGGTCGCTCACCCGTACGTCACATCCGTCCCGCAGCACACAGTTCTCACGCGGAGCACACGGAGCACACGGAGCCGCCCGGTCAGGCCGGTCACGCCGGTCCCGGCTGCGGCGATGCCGTCGGCCGCCCCCGCATCCCCCGCCCGTCGGCCTCCACCAGCCGCATCGCGCCCGCGTGCACCTCCGGCGCCGACGAGGCCGACGGCGGATCGGTCGGCTGCGGCGGCTCCGAGACAGGCGGGTCGACGGGCTCCTCCACCGGCGGATCCACCGGAGGCGCCGGCTCCTCCGCCGACGGCGTGGGCCGGGGCGCGGGCGGCTTCGGCGCACCCGGCTGCGGCGGCTGGGGCCGCTCCGCCCCCGGTCCGGGCCGGTCGTCCTCGGGCGCCGCGGATGCGCCGGGGCTCGGCGACAGCTCGGGCTTTCCGCCCTTGCGCCCGCCCCCGCCGGGCTTCCCCGAATCCGCGTGCCGACCACCGCCGCCCGCATGCCGGCCACCGCCCGGGCGCTCGTAGCCGCCGTCCGGGTCCGCGACGGTGTCGCGCCGGTCGGGCGAGCCGCTGGGTGCGGGCTTGGCCCGCTCGTCGTCGCCGACACTCATGCACCCGGCCGATGCGGCGAGCGCGAGCGTGACGGCGAAGGCGGCGGCCACACGGCCGGGGACGGACGACTGGCGCACGGGGGCACCTCCGGAGCAGGACGGGAACAGGGGCGCGCAAAATGCGCCCGGGCGCCCGGACACGAGTCGCGCACCGCGCGCGGGGCTCGTTCCCGTACGCGGCTCTCCCTGCCCAACTCCCGTCGGGCCGCCGGGGACACGCCCCGCGCTCTGACAAGTACACGACCGTGCCCCTGGCTTCTGCGCCCTGTGCGCCCCCGGACCGCCACCGCCGTGCTCCCGTTACCCCCGCACCACCCCCGCCAGCTCCGCCCCGAGGACCAGCGCTCCCGTACCCACCAGCACGGAAGCCACGGCATTCGCCGCCGCAAGGGGCCACCGTCCGGTCTCGGCGAGCCGCAGGGTCTCGTACGAGAAGGTCGAGTACGTGCTGAGCGCTCCGCACAGGCCCGTGCCCAGCAGCGCGTACAGCTCGGTGGAGACGGCGGCGCCCGCGGTCGCGCCGAGGACCAGGCACGCGACGGCGTTGACGGTGAAAGTGCCCCAAGGGAAGGCCGATTCGTGCCGGGACTGCACCGCCCGGTCGGTCAGATACCGCAGCGGTGCGCCCACGGCGGCGCCGAGCGCCACCAGCAGCCAGGTCAACGGCCCGCCCCCGGCCGCCCGAACACCCGCCGTGTCAGCGTGACGGCCGCCCAAACCGCGCCCAGAGAGCCCAGGAGCGTCCCGGCCACATAGCCGAAGGCCGCCGCGCCCTCCCCGCGCTCCAGCAGGTCGCGGGCGTCGAGCGCGTACGCGGAGAAGGTGGTGAACCCGCCCAGCACCCCGGTCCCGGCGAACGGCCGCAGCAGCGGATGGGGAGTGCGGCGGCCGTGGCCCTCGGCGACCGGCACCATCAGCACGCCGATCAGGAACGAGCCGAGGACGTTGATCCCGAGCGTGACGAGCGGGGCGGAGGCCGGATCGCCGGGCCACGCGCGGACCGCCGCGTAGCGGGCGAGCGCACCGATGATCCCGCCCGCGGCGACGGCGGCGAGCACCAGCAGGACATGTGCCCCGGCGGTCTCGGCGCGCTGGGCGGGGACGTGCAGATCGACGTCCGGGTCGATCGGGACCGGCTCGTCCCGTCCGCCGCCGGACGAGGTCACGGCGCGCTCCCGGCCGTACGGCCTCTCCGCACCCCGGGCCACGGCACCGGAAGCAGGACGGGCAGGGGAACCACGGGGCGGCGGCAGGCTCTGCGGGTCGGCACAGAACATATTCTTCCGCGCCGGGGGCCTCGCGGACCGCCCGGAACCGCCCGGGGCGGAGGTCCCGCAGAATGGCCGTGTGCTGGAGATGACGCGTGAGGCGTTCGAAGAGCTGGTGAGCGAGGCGCTGGACTCGATCCCGCCGGAGCTGACCCGGGTGATGGACAACGTGGCCGTGTTCGTGGAGGACGAACCCGACCCGTCCGATCCGGAGCTGCTGGGGCTGTACGAGGGCACCCCGCTGACGGAGCGCGGCGAGTGGTACGCGGGGGTGCTGCCGGACCGTATCTCCATCTACATGGGCCCGACGCTGCGCTACTGCGAGACCCCGGAGGACGTGGTCCACGAGGTCGCGGTGACCGTGGTCCACGAGATCGCCCACCACTTCGGCATCGAGGACGACAGACTCCACGAACTCGGCTGGGGCTGAGGGGCCCTCCCTGGGCCGGGTCGCGGGGGTTCCGGGCCCGCCCGTAACCTGCCCGGCCGCTCAGGCCCCACCCGTACCGCCTCCGCAGACCCACGGCCCGTGCCACGCCCGCCCCCACCCGCATAGGGGCGGTCCCGGCCGGGCATACGGGCCCAATGACAGGCCCATCGGCATCTGCCCGGCAGTTCCGGCACCGCGCCCTGCGCGCGCTGCGTACTCTCCACGGGCGGGCCGAACCGGCCCGGCCGCGCACCCGCGCGCGGCGGCGGGGGCGCGGCGCCCGGATCCGCACCGTCACAGCCGCCCGGCGGCGACCCGCCGCACCCTCTCTCGCCCCCGCACCCCGCCCCTGGGTCCGGGCCCTCGGGCTGGCCGTCGTCGCCGGGCTCGGGGCATGGCTCGGGCTGCTGGTCGTCGGGAGCGTGCATACGCAGGTCGGGCCGATGGAGACGAGCATGACCCTGCGGCCCGATCTGACCGGCGGAACCCGGATCAACGTCTCCCCCCTCGGCGCGCTGGAGCTGGCGTCCCACACCGCGCCCCTGCGGCTCGACGTCGACGTGGAGCAGCTCGACCCGGTCCGCTCCACTGCGCTCGTCGAGCATCCGGAGCGGCTCTCCGGTCTGGAGGACGAGGTCGCGTCCGATGTCGTCGCCGGTACGACGGAGCTGGCCGTACGGTCCTGCGCCGCCGTCGTCGCGGGTGCCACCGCCCTCGGGCTCGTTGTCTACCGCCGGCCGCGCCGGGCCCTGGCCGCCGGGGGTCTCGCGCTCGCACTGCTCGCCGCCTCCACGGCCACCGCCGCCGCGACCTGGAACCCGCGGTCCGTGCTGGAGCCGCGCTATTCGGGGCTGCTGACCAGCGCACCGTCCCTCATCGGCAACGCCCGGTCGATCGTCACCGAGTTCGACGTCTACCAGCAGGAGCTGGCCCGGCTGGTCACCAATGTCACCAAGCTGTACGACGCCACCTCGACGCTGCCCGCGTTCCGGCCGGACCCGGGCAGCATCCGGGTGCTCCACGTCTCCGACCTGCATCTCAACCCGGCCGCCTGGCACATCATCGCCTCGCTGGTGAAGCAGTACCGGATCGACGTGATCGTCGACTCGGGCGACACCATGGACCACGGTTCGGCCGCCGAGAACGCCTTCCTGGACCCGATCCGCGATCTGGGCGCGCCCTATGTGTGGGTGCGCGGCAACCACGACTCCCGGACCACCCAGGCCTATCTGTCGCGGATGAAGAACGTGACGGTCCTCGACGAAGGCCGGGCGGCCACGGTCGGCGGGCTGCGGATCGCGGGCACCGGGGATCCGCAGTTCACCCCGGACCGCTCGGTGGTGGCCCAGGGCGCGCCGGCGGAACGGATGGCGGGCATCCGGCTGGCGTCCGCGATCCGCGACCAGGCCCGGGCGGGCACGCCGGTGGACCTCGCGGTGGCGCACAACCCGGACGCGGCCCGGGAGACCGACGGCACGGTCCCCCTCGTACTCGCCGGGCATCTGCACCGGCGGCAGGTGGAGGTGATGAAGTTCGGCACCCGGCTGAAGGTGGAGGGGTCGACGGGCGGCGGCGGTCTGCGGGCGGTCCAGAACGAGAAGCCGGAGAAGGTCCGGGCCTCGGTGCTCTATCTGGACCGGGCGACGAAGCGGCTCCAGGCCTGGGACGAGATCACGCTCGGCGGTCTCGGACTGACGACGGCCGAGGTCGGCCGCCATCTGCCGGAGGAGAACAAGCCGGGCGCGAAACCGTCCCCCGAGCCCTTCCCCAAGGCCTCGCCGGCCACTCCGGCGGCCCCGTCCCGGGGGCCGTCCGGACCCGCTCGTTCCCCGGTGCCGTAAACCGTTTTGGCGATACCTCCCGCCATCCCATATGCTTCTCACGTCCCCGAGGCGCTGCGAAGCGCCCAGGCGGGCCCTTAGCCCTCATCGTCTAGTGGCCCAGGACGCCGCCCTTTCAAGGCGGTAGCACGGGTTCGAATCCCGTTGGGGGCACGCAACACCTGTGCGAGAATATCGCTCGCGCAGCTGCATTACCTGGTCCTGTGGAGCAGTTTGGAGTGCTCGCCACCCTGTCAAGGTGGAGGCCGCGGGTTCAAATCCCGTCAGGACCGCTACAGCTCGTGCGAACCGCACAGTTGTTTGGCTGGGTAGCTCAGTTGGTACGAGCGATCGCCTGAAAAGCGATAGGTCGCCGGTTCGATCCCGGCCCCAGCCACAGCTTCCCGCTCAGGCCCCGTCCTCCAGGACGGGGCCTGAGCCGTTTCCGTACCCCTACACCTCCTGTGCCTCCTGCACTTCTTTTGCGCCGGGGGTACGGCGGCGGGCGGCGCGGACCGCGAGCACGGCACCGGCCACCGCCACCACCCCCACCAGCAGCACCCAGTCCGGCACGGCGGCCCCCACCTCACCGGCCCACTGCTCGGCCTCGAAGGAGCGGTCCACGGAGACCAGCCCGGGCAGGGCGGTCGCCCCGTCGAAGACCAGGAAGAGCACCCCGAGGAGCACGAAGAACAGCCCGGAGAGCAGTGAGGTGGTGTGCAGCCGGAGCCGGCCCACCGAGAAGCCCCGGCCGCGCAGCCAGCGCCGCCGGCCCAGGTCGAAACGGTCCCAGAGCAGGGCGAGGAAGAACAGCGGTACGGCCATCCCCAGGGCGTACACGGCGAGCAGCAGCCCGCCGTAGACCGGGCTGCCGCTGAACGCGGAGACCGTGAGCACGCTGCCGAGGATCGGCCCGGCGCAGAAGCCCGCGAAGCCGTAGACCAGGCCGAGGGCGTAGACCGGGGCCGCCGTGGTGGGGCGGATCCGGCCGGAGAGCGCGGCGAGCCGGCGGGAGGCGAAGCCCAGGCCGAGGAGCTGCGCCACGCCCAGCGCGATGATCAGCCAGCCGCCGACGGCGACGAGCAGATCGCGGTTGCCGTAGAAGAAGCGGGCGGCGTACGAACCGGCGACGCCGAGCGGGACGAGGGTGGTGGCCAGTCCGGCGTAGAAGATGCCGGTACGGGCCAGCAGCCTGCCCGTCGAGTCGAGGGAGTAGGCGAAGAAGGCCGGGAGCAGCAGGGCGCTGCACGGGCTGATCAGGGCGAGCAGACCACCGAGGAAAGCGGCCAGATAGCCGATCTCGGTCATGAGCCCGATCCGTCCCCCGGTCCGGCGGGGACGCCGGACTTCGCGGCTCCGGTGCCGCCCGCGGTCTTCAGGGCGGCCTCGATGGCGTCCGTGAAGGCCTGCTCGGGCTGGGCGCCCGCGATCGGGCGGCCGTTGATCAGGAAGGAGGGGGTGGAGGTGGCACCCAGGGCGTAGGCCTCGTCCTGGTCCCGCTTGACGGACTGCTTCGCCGCGTCGCTCTCCATGTCCTCGGCGAACCGGTCCGCGTCGGGCACGCCCGCCTGCTTCGCCAGCTCCTTCACCCGGTCGGCGGAGAAGCCCTTCTCCTTGGAGCCCTTGGCGTAGGCGGCGGCGTGGAACTCCCAGAACTTGCCCTGCCGGGAGGCGGCCCAGGCGCCGCGGGCGGCGTTCTCGGAGGGTTCGCCGAAGATCGGGAAGTTGCGCCATTCGATACGCAGCTTGCCCTGGTCGACGTACTTCTTGATGAGCCCGGGCTCGGTGTCGCGGGCGAACTTCCCGCAGAAACCGCACTGGAAGTCGGCGTACTCGATCATGACGACGGGCGCTGTGGCGCTGCCGATCGCGAGCCCGTCGCCGGCCTCGCGGCGGGCGAGCCGCTCCAGCTCGGGGTAGGCGCCGGTCTTCTCCTCGGCGGTCGCGGGGGCCTCACCAGGCCGGGAGGCGGTGTCGGTGGGGGCGGTGGCCTTGACCGTGGCGGCGGGGTCGTCCGGGCGGGTCGCGGTGTACGAGGCGAGGCCGAGCACCAGCGCGGCGGTCAGCACGCCCGCACCGATCAGCAGCGGCTTGCGCTGGGTGGCGGGGATCGACGGCATAGGGGAACGCTCCTGAACGAAAGACGGGAAGAATGGGGGCAAAGGCCCCGGTCAGCGACGTACCAGGGCATGACATGGCTTCCCGGCCTATACGCGCAGGATCGACCGTTCCTCCGAAGAGAGGGGTATCGGCGGCGGACGCCCGTCCGCGACCGGCCCGGCCACGGCGGCGGTGCGGCCGTGCGGAGCCGTACCGCAGTGGAGGTCGTACGAGGGTGCGGGCGGCGGCTCGTGGGACGCGGCACCGCGCGGCGGGGTGGCGGGCTGTGCGTCGCGCTCCCCGGCACCGGAGCCGTTGCCGCAGCCCGCGGCGCCCTCCGGGGCCGTCACCACGGGCCGGTCCGCGCGCTCCTGCGCCGCACCCGCGGCACCCAGAGCGGGACAGAGCACCAGCAACACGGCCGCCAGCACACCCAGCACACCGGATGCACCGCAAACACCGTGTACACCTCGCAGCGCCCCGGCCTGCCGTGGACGCGACCGGGCACGGCCCGGGCGCAACGGCTGCGGCGGCATGGCGGCTGGTCCCCCTTGGGTCGCGTCCGGTGGCGTCCCGCCCGGCGACGGTCGTGAACGATCACTCCATACTGCACCAAAGACCGGAAGAGCAGTGAAATGCGTTAGCCCTCCGTTTCCCGGGGGTGCGATGCTGGAGACCGTATGTCTACTTCCTTCGCCGACCTTCAGACGCTGCTGGCCGGGGCCCCGCTGCGGGACGCCCACCGGCTCGGCCGCCGACTCGAAGGCGCTCGCCGCATCCGTAAGCCCGAGGCGCGGCAGGCCGTGCTGGACGAGATCGCCGCCGAGGCGGAGAAGGCGGCCGCCCGTACCGCCGCCCGCCGCGGCCGGGTGCCGGAGGTGACGTACCCGGAGCAGCTGCCCGTCAGCCGTAAACGGGACGAGATCCTGGAGGCGATACGGGACCACCAGGTCGTGATCGTCGCGGGTGAGACCGGCTCCGGCAAGACCACCCAGATCCCGAAGATCTGCCTGGAACTGGGCCGGGGCGTCCGGGGCATGATCGGCCACACCCAGCCGCGCCGGATCGCGGCCCGTACGGTCGCCGAACGCGTCGCGGAGGAGCTGCGCACCCCGCTCGGCGAGGCCGTCGGCTGGAAGGTCCGCTTCACCGACCAGGTGAACCAGGACGCGACCTTTGTGAAGCTGATGACGGACGGCATCCTGCTCGCCGAGATCCAGACCGACCGCGAGCTGCGCGCCTACGACACGATCATCATCGACGAGGCGCACGAGCGTTCCCTCAATATCGACTTCCTTCTCGGCTATCTGGCGCAGCTGCTGCCCCGGCGGCCCGATCTGAAGGTGGTCATCACCTCCGCGACGATCGACCCCGAGAGGTTCTCCCGCCACTTCGGGGAGGCGCCGATCATCGAGGTCAGCGGGCGGACCTATCCGGTGGAGGTCCGCTACCGGCCGCTTCTGGAAGAAGATGCCGACGATGCGGCAGAGAGCGACCGCGACCAGATCACCGCGATCTGCGAGGCCGCCGAGGAGCTGATGGCCGAGGGGAAGGGCGATATCCTCGTCTTCCTCTCCGGCGAGCGCGAGATCCGTGACACCGCGGACGCCCTCAACAAGCGGAACTACCGCTTCACCGAGGTGCTGCCGCTCTACGCCCGGCTCTCCCACGCCGAGCAGCACCGGGTCTTCCAGCCGCACACCGGCCGCAGGATCGTTCTGGCGACCAATGTCGCCGAGACCTCGCTGACCGTGCCCGGCATCAAGTACGTGATCGACCCCGGCACCGCCCGGATCTCCCGCTACAGCCACCGCACCAAGGTCCAGCGGCTGCCGATCGAACGGATCAGCCAGGCCAGCGCCAACCAGCGCAAGGGCCGCTGCGGCCGTACCTCCGACGGTATCTGCATCCGGCTCTACTCCGAGGACGACTTCGACGCCCGGCCCGAGTTCACGGACGCCGAGATCCTCCGCACCAATCTGGCGTCGGTCATCCTCCAGATGACGGCCGCCGGACTCGGCGATATCGAGAAGTTCCCCTTCATCGACCCGCCGGACCACCGCAATATCCGCGACGGCGTGCAGCTGCTCCAGGAGCTGGGTGCCTTCGATCCGGCGCAGAAAGCCCCCAGAGGGAAAGAGGGGCAGAAGCTCACCCCCCTCGGGCGGAAGCTCTCCCAGCTCCCCGTCGACCCCCGGCTGGCCCGGATGGTCGTCGAAGCCGAGAAGAACGGCTGCGTCCGCGAGGTGATGGTGATCGCCGCCGCGCTCTCCATCCAGGACCCGCGGGAGCGCCCCGCCGACAAGCAGACCCAGGCGGACCAGCAGCACGCCCGCTTCAAGGACGAGACGTCCGACTTCCTCGCCTTCCTCAACCTCTGGCGGTACGTCCGCGAGCAGCAGAAGGAGCGCGGCTCCTCCAGCTTCCGCCGGATGTGCAAGCAGGAGTATCTGAACTTCCTGCGGATCCGCGAATGGCAGGACATCTACTCCCAGGTGCGGCAGGTCGCCAAGTCCATGGGCATCCATGTCAACGAGGAGGACGGTCCGGAGTCCGGAGTCCATGTATCGCTGCTGGCGGGGCTGCTGTCGCATATCGGGCTCAAGGACACCGATGCGAAGAACGAGTTCCTGGGGGCACGCGGCGCCAAGTTCGCCGTCTTCCCCGGCTCCGCGCTCTTCAAGAAGCCGCCGCGGCTGGTGATGTCCGCCGAGCTGGTGGAGACCTCCCGCCTCTGGGCCCGGGTCAACGCGAAGATCGAACCCGAGTGGGTCGAACCGCTGGCCCAGCACCTGCTGAAGCGGACGTACTCGGAACCGCACTGGGAGAAGGACCAGGCCGCGGTGATGGCGTACGAGAAGGTCACCCTGTACGGCGTGCCGATCGTCGCCCAGCGCAAGGTCAACTACGGCCGGATCGACCCCGAGACCTCCCGTGACCTTTTCCTTCGCAACGCCCTGGTGGAGGGCGACTGGCGGACCCACCACAAGTTCTTCGCCGACAACCGCCGGCTGCTGACCGAGGTCGAGGAGCTGGAGCACCGGGCCCGGCGCCGGGACATCCTCGTCGACGACGAGACCCTCTTCGACTTCTACGACCAGCGGGTGCCCGCGCACGTCGTCTCCGGCGCGCACTTCGACTCCTGGTGGAAGCAGAAGCGCCAGGAGGAGCCCGAGCTGCTCGACTTCGAGCGCGAGATGCTCATCAACGAGAAGGCCGGCGC
Encoded proteins:
- a CDS encoding FG-GAP-like repeat-containing protein, whose amino-acid sequence is MQHHNGRSRTAIRRSVATAVTVALSAGLVTAVAPVATATTPQGIAAGEAVLPPQDRLVPDPVEVQDAGPTGYGAKAGAGNKRVWTDFATGATRPIDTEPGQPGHSGLRDTKTEAEDGTQTVTVTDQATGGNTVYKLPSGVYYSGAYTHGAIVVFRIDAEGTLVGMSILRQAADGTTGETAITGFPENSRFPFAGPEGQTGFAATFNIWSRYGDFSTDWLLDYATARLTKLPRNVGGGGYQPGQGPVITDRDFFANKITTFDPRTPDAAPVVTDIPKPEGPEESFGGVYAIGDTILVSRRINVHARATVPGAKLYAVPIGNTGQPRELLRYTTEHLVPAPDGSVLVTGGNRTGDWAVRRVTADADGTLKLTTAHQLPSPPATIEGLAFGGGRLGYLAETEGSQGRALYGHDVTGSGTPVIGPRDKGFRSPGPATGELHSLGDGRTAFVNASGLQVPNPEGSFSTVNVPGPPTVNEASGRYLLLTGSDNRQYIGDVRMNYGSNVVLSRAKTAASIWGTTLWTPGKTAGSVVAYDLKTKKSQPELKLNPSCVPNDLQAVGRWLYWACGTTAAGAYDRTTGRAFPVTAGGKAKLGDGFVVREDGVGKLALTNLHTGVTSPFVTVPANAKWAVDKFGGQVAYVDAEQAIRVRPVDVPRSPLAVVESETDASLTVAASSQDRTWDGRWQLSRPAGSWSIGIKDVAGNAVRTVAQTSPAGKGAQLTAAWDGKDNTGRTVRNGKYSVTLTIDGRVAASQWITLSGSHDAPRDYITDGIPEVVTRLGADLVTHQGLTKAATGGGVQRVSKGWKNITSVLPMGDMNNQGCDDLVVRNTAGELWRHEGTCAGLPGPTSAKVRIGTGFGSFDTILPAGDLTGDGRGDLLARKPDGKLYVYAVTSAGALRSAGIISGSFKGLTLIAPGDLTGDRHGDLLARDAGGELWRYNGTGKGTLGAKTLVQKDWAVTSKAFAGVGDLNGDGRTDLISRDTSGRLWQHLGTGKGTLSAATQVGTGWQRYTSLH
- a CDS encoding DEAD/DEAH box helicase, whose translation is MSTFSSDQIVVSEDESAAAVEAVEAVETAVATAETTTAVDAAIDTDTDAAIDNDADADLAADADIDDDEAPADSAEPGITFGDLGLPEGIVRKLAQNGVTTPFPIQAATIPDALDGKDILGRGRTGSGKTLSFGLPLLATLSGGRTEKKKPRGVILTPTRELAMQVADALQPYGDVLGLKMKVVCGGTSMGNQIYALERGVDILVATPGRLRDVINRGACSLEQVQVAILDEADQMSDLGFLPEVTELLDQVPQGGQRMLFSATMENEITTLVKRYLNDPVSHEVDSAQGNVTTMTHHVLVVKPKDKAPVTAAIAARKGRTIIFVRTQLGADRVAEQLRESGVKADALHGGMTQGARTRTLADFKDGYVNVLVATDVAARGIHVDGIDLVLNVDPAGDHKDYLHRSGRTARAGKSGTVVSLSLPHQRRQIFRLMEDAGVDASRHIVGGAGAFDPEVAEITGARSLTEVQADSANNAAKQAEREVADLTRQLERVQRRAVELRDEADRLVARAARERGDDPEAAVAEVAGAVEAELEAEAAAAAAAAKKEREERSFDRDRDRRDDRGNFERRDRRDDRPSGGFRRDDRRDDRPSGGFRRDDRRDDRPSGGFRRDDRPSGGFRRDDRRDDRPSGGFRRDDRRDDRPFNRDRRDERPSGGFRRDDRPSFDRDRRDDRPSGGFRRDDRPSGGHRGSDRPFNRDRRDDRPSGGFRSGSSDRPYGRRDDHRGTGSGSGSSSFGRRDDKPRWKRNG
- a CDS encoding fluoride efflux transporter FluC; protein product: MTWLLVALGAAVGAPLRYLTDRAVQSRHESAFPWGTFTVNAVACLVLGATAGAAVSTELYALLGTGLCGALSTYSTFSYETLRLAETGRWPLAAANAVASVLVGTGALVLGAELAGVVRG
- a CDS encoding fluoride efflux transporter FluC, whose protein sequence is MARGAERPYGRERAVTSSGGGRDEPVPIDPDVDLHVPAQRAETAGAHVLLVLAAVAAGGIIGALARYAAVRAWPGDPASAPLVTLGINVLGSFLIGVLMVPVAEGHGRRTPHPLLRPFAGTGVLGGFTTFSAYALDARDLLERGEGAAAFGYVAGTLLGSLGAVWAAVTLTRRVFGRPGAGR